One Scyliorhinus canicula chromosome 12, sScyCan1.1, whole genome shotgun sequence genomic region harbors:
- the LOC119974753 gene encoding schlafen family member 13-like isoform X2: MEQESIRVIENEYPDLVLDAGTSNFGEQYRKCMKNKTLKVMQLNIILRSACALLNSGGGIITVKVLNEDYDYHIHGIGSDIETGLGELVSGATNKSFFEFIQQGKTLLIFVQTWCSSNGNEKLPQLTAIKSNVYKRLHSRTIQLTPLELENFLKRGTKPVGNGDSSEEDSDSSTEPVQKNHSLSPEYVTIKSPQCMLDRTQFQYGEILGFTESTYIEFKEFSGDKFLERIKEVLPKYISAFANTNGGFLIIGVNDTKRKVVGCGQFIEDHRCFEELVSRTVQKLNTVHTCTTGKDINYRLNVASVLKDSKRRGFLLILHVKPFCCVVFTDSPDCWKVENGQIKRVEPDEWTKTLLTTDPETEELRLNFQKELSEAPPWCKPVFSIKDAGCLDKLQQQLFKVEFNSSGITVIPDHLSEELFKGYPGLEKLLPKMKPTGGQGVLIFSRSWAVDIGLPKNWDVICDVLLVSTKSAPLLYTIVKHASEEVFKYSKDTAFSIKNKLVNPGGYAGKLCVIPKIHLYRERESVQGGNAPTVRLDNLREAKRNLEVQYPSAYSSLKRNDIKALLRALTIVLLSFRSSLSDQLGCDFLNLLTLEQFQILHSKHNIEKCKKLFVHGLPGTGKTIIAGQLIERIINTFHCQQDEVLYICENNPLKKFVSKNTNCTCVTRKKFMDSHYPKVKHIVVDEAQNFRTEDGDWYGKAEKLRTDEETHLNGPGVFWIFMDYFQVSHIFSNGLPNFEAQDPREELTKGVRNARKIHELVHLNMKKIIELPKNRMRHEFLTKLADEADCGHSLPGKVKIFQKPRKEIAKYIGTKIKHYLESGNTTKQMAILCSTGENCSIYRNLLQQELKTLKLDFAKADDFDHPSNTIILDSVRRFSGLEKPIIFGINPVPHQTQSELTANILVCLASRAMTQLHVLYEK, from the exons ATGGAACAAGAGAGCATCCGAGTAATAGAGAATGAATACCCTGATTTGGTGTTGGATGCAGGCACATCCAATTTTGGGGAGCAATATAGAAAATGTATGAAGAACAAAACATTAAAAGTAATGCAGTTAAATATTATACTTCGATCCGCATGTGCTCTATTGAACTCTGGGGGTGGGATTATCACTGTGAAAGTGCTGAATGAAGATTATGACTATCATATTCATGGAATTGGATCAGATATAGAAACTGGGTTGGGTGAGTTGGTAAGTGGAGCAACAAATAAATCTTTCTTCGAATTTATTCAACAAGGCAAAACTTTGCTTATTTTTGTGCAGACATGGTGCAGTAGTAATGGTAATGAAAAGTTGCCACAACTCACTGCTATAAAAAGCAATGTCTACAAGCGATTACACAGCCGTACTATTCAACTGACTCCACTTGAATtggagaattttttaaaaagaggaaccaAGCCCGTAGGAAACGGTGACAGCTCTGAAGAAGATTCCGATTCCAGCACAGAACCAGTGCAGAAAAATCACAGTTTATCTCCTGAATATGTGACTATTAAATCACCTCAGTGTATGCTAGATAGAACACAATTTCAGTATGGTGAAATATTGGGTTTCACTGAATCTACATATATTGAATTTAAAGAATTTTCAGGGGACAAGTTCTTAGAAAGGATAAAAGAGGTATTGCCAAAGTACATCTCTGCCTTTGCAAACACAAACGGAGGATTTTTAATCATTGGTGTCAACGACACCAAAAGAAAAGTTGTTGGATGTGGGCAGTTTATTGAAGATCATAGGTGTTTTGAGGAATTAGTATCCAGAACTGTACAAAAACTAAACACTGTGCACACTTGCACCACTGGAAAGGACATTAACTACAGGCTTAATGTTGCCAGTGTTCTGAAGGATTCAAAACGACGCGGCTTTTTATTAATTTTGCACGTGAAACCATTCTGCTGTGTAGTGTTTACCGACAGCCCTGACTGCTGGAAGGTAGAAAATGGCCAGATTAAAAGAGTGGAACCTGATGAATGGACTAAAACGTTGTTGACTACTGATCCTG AAACGGAAGAACTCCGTTTGAATTTTCAGAAGGAATTGAGTGAAGCACCACCATGGTGTAAACCAGTGTTTTCAATCAAAGATGCTGGATGTTTGGACAAGTTACAACAGcagctgtttaaag TGGAATTTAACTCAAGTGGAATCACTGTAATACCAGACCACTTGTCTGAGGAATTGTTTAAAGGTTATCCAGGTCTGGAGAAACTGCTACCCAAAATGAAACCTACAGGAGGTCAGGGAGTTCTGATTTTCTCCCGAAGTTGGGCTGTTGACATTGGCCTGCCAAAGAACTGGGATGTAATCTGCGATGTACTGCTTGTCAGCACAAAGAGCGCTCCACTATTGTACACCATTGTCAAACATGCAAGTGAAGAAGTTTTCAAGTATTCAAAAGACACGGCGTTTTCAATCAAAAACAAACTGGTGAATCCAGGTGGTTATGCAGGAAAACTGTGCGTAATTCCCAAAATCCATTTGTATCGTGAACGTGAATCAGTTCAAGGCGGTAATGCACCTACCGTGCGATTGGACAATCTCCGGGAGGCTAAGAGGAATTTAGAAGTTCAGTACCCGAGTGCTTATAGCTCTTTAAAAAGGAATGATATCAAAGCATTGCTGAGAGCACTGACTATTGTTCTATTGAGTTTCAGATCCAGCCTAAGTGATCAGCTTGGCTGTGATTTTCTCAATCTGCTAACATTAGAGCAATTTCAGATTCTTCATTCAAAACACAATATTGAGAAATGCAAAAAGCTCTTTGTGCACGGCCTTCCTGGAACTGGCAAAACAATTATAGCTGGACAGCTCATTGAAAGAATTATCAACACCTTCCACTGTCAACAAGACGAGGTGCTTTACATTTGTGAAAATAATCCACTGaagaaatttg TTAGCAAAAACACAAATTGCACCTGTGTTACAAGGAAGAAATTTATGGATAGCCATTACCCAAAAGTGAAACACATTGTCGTTGATGAAGCTCAAAACTTCCGCACTGAGGATGGTGACTGGTACGGTAAAGCTGAAAAACTCAGAACAGATGAAGAGACACATCTTAATGGACCAGGAGTCTTCTGGATTTTCATGGATTACTTCCAGGTGTCCCATATTTTTTCAAATGGATTGCCCAATTTTGAAGCTCAGGATCCAAGAGAGGAATTGACGAAAGGAGTCCGGAATGCCAGGAAAATACATGAACTTGTGCATTTGAACATGAAGAAGATTATTGAGTTACCAAAAAACAGAATGAGACATGAGTTTCTCACCAAATTAGCTGATGAGGCTGATTGTGGACATTCTTTACCTGGGAAGGTTAAGATATTTCAAAAGCCAAGAAAGGAAATTGCAAAATACATAGGGACCAAAATAAAGCATTACCTTGAGTCAGGCAATACAACAAAACAGATGGCTATTCTGTGCAGTACAGGAGAAAACTGCAGCATTTACAGAAATCTATTGCAGCAGGAACTCAAAACATTGAAACTAGATTTTGCAAAAGCAGATGACTTTGATCATCCCTCGAACACCATTATTTTGGACAGTGTTCGCCGATTTTCAGGTTTAGAAAAGCCCATTATATTTGGTATTAATCCTGTACCTCACCAGACACAGAGTGAATTAACTGCTAATATTTTAGTCTGCTTGGCCTCGCGTGCTATGACGCAGCTTCACGTGTTATATGAAAAGTAA
- the LOC119974753 gene encoding schlafen family member 13-like isoform X1 codes for MELLAFSTPGARRALFTLTRMEQESIRVIENEYPDLVLDAGTSNFGEQYRKCMKNKTLKVMQLNIILRSACALLNSGGGIITVKVLNEDYDYHIHGIGSDIETGLGELVSGATNKSFFEFIQQGKTLLIFVQTWCSSNGNEKLPQLTAIKSNVYKRLHSRTIQLTPLELENFLKRGTKPVGNGDSSEEDSDSSTEPVQKNHSLSPEYVTIKSPQCMLDRTQFQYGEILGFTESTYIEFKEFSGDKFLERIKEVLPKYISAFANTNGGFLIIGVNDTKRKVVGCGQFIEDHRCFEELVSRTVQKLNTVHTCTTGKDINYRLNVASVLKDSKRRGFLLILHVKPFCCVVFTDSPDCWKVENGQIKRVEPDEWTKTLLTTDPETEELRLNFQKELSEAPPWCKPVFSIKDAGCLDKLQQQLFKVEFNSSGITVIPDHLSEELFKGYPGLEKLLPKMKPTGGQGVLIFSRSWAVDIGLPKNWDVICDVLLVSTKSAPLLYTIVKHASEEVFKYSKDTAFSIKNKLVNPGGYAGKLCVIPKIHLYRERESVQGGNAPTVRLDNLREAKRNLEVQYPSAYSSLKRNDIKALLRALTIVLLSFRSSLSDQLGCDFLNLLTLEQFQILHSKHNIEKCKKLFVHGLPGTGKTIIAGQLIERIINTFHCQQDEVLYICENNPLKKFVSKNTNCTCVTRKKFMDSHYPKVKHIVVDEAQNFRTEDGDWYGKAEKLRTDEETHLNGPGVFWIFMDYFQVSHIFSNGLPNFEAQDPREELTKGVRNARKIHELVHLNMKKIIELPKNRMRHEFLTKLADEADCGHSLPGKVKIFQKPRKEIAKYIGTKIKHYLESGNTTKQMAILCSTGENCSIYRNLLQQELKTLKLDFAKADDFDHPSNTIILDSVRRFSGLEKPIIFGINPVPHQTQSELTANILVCLASRAMTQLHVLYEK; via the exons ATGGAACtccttgccttttcgactccgggagcacggagagctttgttcaccctgacacg GATGGAACAAGAGAGCATCCGAGTAATAGAGAATGAATACCCTGATTTGGTGTTGGATGCAGGCACATCCAATTTTGGGGAGCAATATAGAAAATGTATGAAGAACAAAACATTAAAAGTAATGCAGTTAAATATTATACTTCGATCCGCATGTGCTCTATTGAACTCTGGGGGTGGGATTATCACTGTGAAAGTGCTGAATGAAGATTATGACTATCATATTCATGGAATTGGATCAGATATAGAAACTGGGTTGGGTGAGTTGGTAAGTGGAGCAACAAATAAATCTTTCTTCGAATTTATTCAACAAGGCAAAACTTTGCTTATTTTTGTGCAGACATGGTGCAGTAGTAATGGTAATGAAAAGTTGCCACAACTCACTGCTATAAAAAGCAATGTCTACAAGCGATTACACAGCCGTACTATTCAACTGACTCCACTTGAATtggagaattttttaaaaagaggaaccaAGCCCGTAGGAAACGGTGACAGCTCTGAAGAAGATTCCGATTCCAGCACAGAACCAGTGCAGAAAAATCACAGTTTATCTCCTGAATATGTGACTATTAAATCACCTCAGTGTATGCTAGATAGAACACAATTTCAGTATGGTGAAATATTGGGTTTCACTGAATCTACATATATTGAATTTAAAGAATTTTCAGGGGACAAGTTCTTAGAAAGGATAAAAGAGGTATTGCCAAAGTACATCTCTGCCTTTGCAAACACAAACGGAGGATTTTTAATCATTGGTGTCAACGACACCAAAAGAAAAGTTGTTGGATGTGGGCAGTTTATTGAAGATCATAGGTGTTTTGAGGAATTAGTATCCAGAACTGTACAAAAACTAAACACTGTGCACACTTGCACCACTGGAAAGGACATTAACTACAGGCTTAATGTTGCCAGTGTTCTGAAGGATTCAAAACGACGCGGCTTTTTATTAATTTTGCACGTGAAACCATTCTGCTGTGTAGTGTTTACCGACAGCCCTGACTGCTGGAAGGTAGAAAATGGCCAGATTAAAAGAGTGGAACCTGATGAATGGACTAAAACGTTGTTGACTACTGATCCTG AAACGGAAGAACTCCGTTTGAATTTTCAGAAGGAATTGAGTGAAGCACCACCATGGTGTAAACCAGTGTTTTCAATCAAAGATGCTGGATGTTTGGACAAGTTACAACAGcagctgtttaaag TGGAATTTAACTCAAGTGGAATCACTGTAATACCAGACCACTTGTCTGAGGAATTGTTTAAAGGTTATCCAGGTCTGGAGAAACTGCTACCCAAAATGAAACCTACAGGAGGTCAGGGAGTTCTGATTTTCTCCCGAAGTTGGGCTGTTGACATTGGCCTGCCAAAGAACTGGGATGTAATCTGCGATGTACTGCTTGTCAGCACAAAGAGCGCTCCACTATTGTACACCATTGTCAAACATGCAAGTGAAGAAGTTTTCAAGTATTCAAAAGACACGGCGTTTTCAATCAAAAACAAACTGGTGAATCCAGGTGGTTATGCAGGAAAACTGTGCGTAATTCCCAAAATCCATTTGTATCGTGAACGTGAATCAGTTCAAGGCGGTAATGCACCTACCGTGCGATTGGACAATCTCCGGGAGGCTAAGAGGAATTTAGAAGTTCAGTACCCGAGTGCTTATAGCTCTTTAAAAAGGAATGATATCAAAGCATTGCTGAGAGCACTGACTATTGTTCTATTGAGTTTCAGATCCAGCCTAAGTGATCAGCTTGGCTGTGATTTTCTCAATCTGCTAACATTAGAGCAATTTCAGATTCTTCATTCAAAACACAATATTGAGAAATGCAAAAAGCTCTTTGTGCACGGCCTTCCTGGAACTGGCAAAACAATTATAGCTGGACAGCTCATTGAAAGAATTATCAACACCTTCCACTGTCAACAAGACGAGGTGCTTTACATTTGTGAAAATAATCCACTGaagaaatttg TTAGCAAAAACACAAATTGCACCTGTGTTACAAGGAAGAAATTTATGGATAGCCATTACCCAAAAGTGAAACACATTGTCGTTGATGAAGCTCAAAACTTCCGCACTGAGGATGGTGACTGGTACGGTAAAGCTGAAAAACTCAGAACAGATGAAGAGACACATCTTAATGGACCAGGAGTCTTCTGGATTTTCATGGATTACTTCCAGGTGTCCCATATTTTTTCAAATGGATTGCCCAATTTTGAAGCTCAGGATCCAAGAGAGGAATTGACGAAAGGAGTCCGGAATGCCAGGAAAATACATGAACTTGTGCATTTGAACATGAAGAAGATTATTGAGTTACCAAAAAACAGAATGAGACATGAGTTTCTCACCAAATTAGCTGATGAGGCTGATTGTGGACATTCTTTACCTGGGAAGGTTAAGATATTTCAAAAGCCAAGAAAGGAAATTGCAAAATACATAGGGACCAAAATAAAGCATTACCTTGAGTCAGGCAATACAACAAAACAGATGGCTATTCTGTGCAGTACAGGAGAAAACTGCAGCATTTACAGAAATCTATTGCAGCAGGAACTCAAAACATTGAAACTAGATTTTGCAAAAGCAGATGACTTTGATCATCCCTCGAACACCATTATTTTGGACAGTGTTCGCCGATTTTCAGGTTTAGAAAAGCCCATTATATTTGGTATTAATCCTGTACCTCACCAGACACAGAGTGAATTAACTGCTAATATTTTAGTCTGCTTGGCCTCGCGTGCTATGACGCAGCTTCACGTGTTATATGAAAAGTAA